In Melopsittacus undulatus isolate bMelUnd1 chromosome 30, bMelUnd1.mat.Z, whole genome shotgun sequence, one DNA window encodes the following:
- the NEDD8 gene encoding NEDD8: MLIKVKTLTGKEIEIDIEPTDKVERIKERVEEKEGIPPQQQRLIYSGKQMNDEKTAADYKIQGGSVLHLVLALRGGGAGPH, translated from the exons ATGCTGATCAAAGTgaag ACGCTGACAGGCAAAGAGATCGAAATCGATATAGAGCCAACAGACAAG GTGGAGCGCATCAAGGAGCGGGTGGAAGAGAAGGAGGGAatccccccccagcagcagcgGCTCATCTATAGCGGCAAGCAGAT GAACGATGAGAAGACAGCCGCTGACTACAAGATCCAGGGGGGCTCCGTCCTCCATCTTGTCCTGgccctgcggggggggggggcggggccccaTTAG